Proteins encoded by one window of Bacteroidales bacterium:
- a CDS encoding family 16 glycosylhydrolase — MKQKAETIIGNVVCRLTPAMLIALLLLSIISCKKNDEPDFKADFSFEPLSENLIRFTNKSTGEYYWMVWNFGNGVIDTITDKNIHPETFYSLAGSYDVTLQLTNFSGTSRSVTKKISIAKDELMVDFTAIVDPANPNYVLLKNTTLGQYNSFEWRYRGLEFQNQTEHTAYFPYAGNFNISLVIFLNNIEFSTTKSVTIASDDPNYDPNLIWAEEFNYTGLPDPAKWNSEIGGTGWGNNELQYYTDRENNAYVGDGVLTITAREEQFGGRNYTSARLTTQGKFDVKYGRIEARIKLPYGQGIWPAFWMLGANFNQVGWPTCGEIDIMEMVGGANRENTCHATIHWNNNGQHANYGLSHTLPSGIFADNFHIFGIRWNSQGIRAYVGDIEYFTADISPAGFNAFKNNFFMILNIAVGGNWPGSPDETTVFPQTMQVDWIRVYQE; from the coding sequence ATGAAACAAAAAGCCGAAACCATAATAGGCAATGTCGTGTGCCGGCTCACTCCAGCAATGCTGATTGCCCTCTTATTGCTCAGCATTATCAGTTGTAAGAAAAATGATGAGCCTGACTTTAAAGCAGATTTCAGTTTTGAACCTCTGAGCGAAAACCTAATCAGGTTCACAAATAAATCCACTGGCGAGTATTACTGGATGGTATGGAACTTCGGTAATGGCGTCATTGATACTATCACTGATAAAAATATTCATCCTGAGACTTTTTACTCGCTTGCCGGAAGTTACGATGTAACCCTTCAGCTCACAAACTTTTCTGGCACAAGCAGATCGGTCACAAAAAAAATCAGCATCGCTAAAGATGAACTGATGGTTGACTTTACCGCGATCGTTGATCCAGCCAATCCAAATTATGTACTGCTCAAAAATACTACACTTGGTCAATACAATTCTTTTGAGTGGAGATACCGGGGTTTAGAATTTCAGAACCAGACTGAACACACAGCCTATTTCCCTTATGCAGGCAATTTCAACATCAGTTTGGTGATTTTTCTCAACAATATTGAATTTTCCACTACCAAATCTGTAACAATTGCATCGGACGACCCAAACTACGATCCTAACCTGATCTGGGCTGAAGAATTCAACTACACTGGCTTGCCTGACCCGGCAAAATGGAATTCTGAGATTGGAGGCACCGGATGGGGCAACAATGAACTGCAATACTATACTGATAGGGAAAACAATGCCTATGTGGGAGATGGTGTTCTAACCATTACTGCCCGGGAAGAACAGTTTGGCGGTAGAAATTACACATCAGCACGACTCACCACACAAGGCAAATTTGATGTAAAGTATGGTAGAATAGAGGCCCGTATTAAACTTCCCTACGGGCAGGGTATCTGGCCGGCTTTCTGGATGCTGGGTGCCAATTTTAACCAGGTAGGCTGGCCAACTTGCGGCGAAATTGACATCATGGAGATGGTGGGTGGTGCAAATCGCGAAAATACATGCCATGCTACTATTCACTGGAATAACAATGGTCAGCATGCTAACTATGGTCTTTCACACACCCTGCCTTCCGGGATCTTTGCAGATAATTTCCACATTTTCGGTATAAGGTGGAATTCTCAGGGAATACGAGCCTATGTTGGCGATATTGAATATTTTACTGCAGATATAAGCCCTGCTGGTTTTAATGCATTTAAAAACAACTTTTTTATGATCTTGAATATAGCTGTGGGAGGAAACTGGCCGGGATCGCCGGATGAAACCACAGTATTTCCGCAAACCATGCAGGTGGACTGGATACGCGTTTATCAGGAATAA
- a CDS encoding sugar porter family MFS transporter, whose protein sequence is MSKEQKYTVKISLIVALGGFLMGFDASVISGVIRFIEPEFNLSKLQLGWAVSSLTLTATLAMMISGPLSNTYGRRYVLRWAAVFFAFSALASALAPDFISLVIARMIGGFGVGAALIIAPMYIAEIAPPKLRGRLVSLNQLNIVLGISIAFFTNYLILRLSQSDLAWAKSLGIDQYQWRWMLGLETLPAVMYFGFLFIVPRSPRWLLMRGREGEALNVLKKVSTADQALKDLEAVKASFIAATPKKKVPLSALFKPAIRIVLIIGVVVAVLQQITGINSVFFYAPMIFEQSGIGADASFSQAILVGLTNVVFTILAIMFIDRFGRKILLIVGLTGIAISMFVLSWGFHQATYSLSQESIENLPAQIDRVNVETLAGKTFNTDVVFKQAIRQAFGPEEAKSVEADLMAAATQMNALLILLGIIGFVASFAISLGPVMWVLFSEIFPNYIRGIAISFVGFINSGVSFLVQLVFPWELATFGSSVTFLIYGLFAAVGLVIIAITLPETKNKSLEELEGILIKK, encoded by the coding sequence ATGAGCAAAGAGCAAAAATATACAGTTAAGATATCCCTTATTGTGGCATTGGGCGGCTTCCTCATGGGATTTGATGCATCGGTTATATCTGGTGTTATCCGGTTTATTGAACCAGAATTCAATCTGAGCAAACTGCAATTGGGATGGGCTGTAAGCTCTCTTACTCTTACAGCTACTTTGGCTATGATGATTTCCGGCCCACTAAGCAATACTTATGGGCGAAGGTATGTTTTGAGGTGGGCAGCGGTATTTTTTGCTTTTTCAGCATTGGCTTCTGCATTGGCTCCTGATTTTATATCACTTGTCATTGCCCGTATGATTGGTGGATTTGGCGTAGGCGCCGCTTTGATTATTGCACCCATGTACATCGCTGAAATTGCACCCCCGAAATTGCGTGGCCGCCTCGTATCATTGAATCAGTTGAACATTGTGCTCGGCATTTCAATAGCATTTTTTACCAATTACCTGATCCTGCGTCTGAGCCAGAGTGATCTGGCCTGGGCAAAATCCTTGGGCATTGACCAGTATCAATGGCGTTGGATGCTAGGCCTTGAAACCCTGCCTGCCGTGATGTATTTCGGCTTTTTGTTCATTGTACCCCGCAGTCCGCGCTGGCTACTTATGAGAGGCAGAGAAGGTGAAGCGTTGAATGTTTTAAAAAAAGTTAGCACTGCGGATCAGGCACTCAAAGATCTGGAAGCAGTAAAAGCAAGTTTTATTGCCGCAACTCCAAAAAAGAAGGTACCATTGTCAGCATTGTTTAAACCGGCCATTCGTATCGTATTAATTATCGGTGTTGTTGTGGCTGTACTACAGCAAATAACAGGAATTAATTCCGTGTTTTTTTATGCTCCGATGATTTTTGAGCAATCCGGAATTGGTGCTGATGCATCTTTTTCACAAGCTATTTTGGTTGGGCTTACCAATGTTGTCTTCACTATCCTGGCCATCATGTTTATTGACCGGTTCGGACGAAAAATACTCTTAATTGTTGGATTAACGGGCATAGCCATCAGCATGTTTGTATTGTCGTGGGGCTTTCATCAGGCTACTTATTCTTTAAGCCAGGAATCCATTGAAAATTTACCCGCCCAAATTGACCGTGTAAATGTTGAAACTCTTGCAGGCAAAACCTTTAACACTGATGTAGTTTTTAAACAGGCGATCAGACAGGCTTTTGGCCCGGAAGAAGCAAAAAGCGTGGAAGCCGACCTGATGGCAGCAGCTACGCAAATGAATGCATTATTGATTTTGTTAGGAATCATTGGCTTTGTGGCCTCTTTTGCCATTTCATTGGGACCCGTTATGTGGGTGCTGTTCTCTGAGATATTCCCTAATTATATTCGTGGGATTGCTATTTCTTTTGTCGGGTTTATTAATTCAGGCGTGAGTTTCCTGGTGCAACTGGTATTTCCCTGGGAACTGGCCACCTTTGGCAGTTCGGTCACTTTCCTCATTTACGGGCTTTTTGCCGCTGTGGGACTGGTGATTATTGCTATCACGCTTCCGGAAACCAAAAATAAATCTCTTGAGGAGCTGGAGGGAATTTTGATAAAAAAGTGA